The DNA sequence CGCTGACGCCGCCGAGCGTCGACCGAGCCCAGCGGAGGACGAGCAGCGCGACGCACGGCCCGCCGAGGAACGCCGCGACGACGGCCGGCGTGCCGAGCGGCGCGGCGAGCGCGACGACCGGGAGACCGGCGAGGAACACGGGGACGAGCGCCGTCGCGTCGGCGTGTTCGGTCAGCGCGGAGCCGAGCCCCTCGTGCGCCGCGTCGCCGAGACAGACGAGCGTCGCCATCCCCGCCTTCGAACCCACCTCCGCGGCGATGGCGAGAGAGAGGGCGACCCGCGGGCCCGCGCCCGCCATGCCGAGGGTGCCGAGCGCCAGCGTCGCGAGGACGAGCGCGACGGCGAGGGTGCCGCCGACGCCCGTCTCGGAGTCTTTCAACACGGACCGGCGGCGCTCGCGGTCGGTCGACTCGTCGTGGACCACGCTCGCGTCGGCCGTGTCGGCGAGTCCATCGACGTGCGTGACGCCCGTGAGCAGGTAGAGCGTGCCCAGATAGAGCGCCGCAGTCGTCGGGAGAGGCAGGGGAAGCGCGAGCGGGAGTGCCGCGATGCCGCCGACGACGTACCCCGCGAGGACGAACGCGACGGGCGTCCGCCGGAACGCCTCCCACGAGCGTTCGGTCCCCTGCACCGGAAGGCGCGTCAGGAACCCGAGCGCGCCCCGCAGGGCGCTCAGAACCACACGACCACCCCCGAGATGACGAGCGCGAGCCACCCGGTGCGGCCGACGAGCGTCCGTGCGCGCCGTGCGTCGCTCGCACTCGGCGGCGCGCCGAAGTCGAGGACGTAGACGCCGGGCTTCTCGAGTCGGAGGGAGAGGCCGGCCGCGAGCGTCGCCATCGGCCATCCGGAGTTGGGAGAGGGTGGATTCGACGTCTGTTCGCGCGCACGCGAGAGCGCGCGGAGGTCGCGGGCGCTCAGGGCGAGGAGAACGGCGGTGACTCTGGCGGGGAGCCACATCGTCAGGTCGTCGAGGCGGGCGCTCGCGGTCCCGTGTGGCTTGTGTGGATAGCCGAGCATGGAGTCGAGCGTGTTGACCGCCTTGACCCACGTCGCGGCGGCCGCGCCGCCAGCGAGTGAGACGGGCGCGACGAGCGTGAACGCGAGGAGCGGGGCGACGAACCCGTCGGCGAGGTTCTCGGCGAGGCTCTCGACCGCGGCGCTTCGAACCTCGGGGGCAGAGAGCGACGCCGCGTCGCGGCCGGCGAGCGACAGGAGTCGCGTCCGAGCGGCGGGGAGGTCCTCGGTCGTGAGAGAGACGACGTCCCGGGCCTCGTCGAGGAGCATACGGAGACTGACCGTCGAGAAGAGCACGAGTCCGGCGGCGAGCGCGGCGAGCGGCGGGACGGGCGCGAGCGCCGAGACGACGCCGAAGACGACGCCACTCGCGAGGAGCGGGAGACCGAGCGCGACGCCGACACCGACGAGCGATGGATGCGCCCAGGTCCTGTCGAGAGGTGCGACGACCCGGCCGAACAGCGCGACGGGGTGGATTCGCCCGGGCGGTTCGGCGACGAGGCGGTCCAGGAGCGCCGCGAACCCGACGGCGGCGGTCGCGGTGGCGGGCATCTAGCGCTCCCCGTTCGCGTGGTCGACGAGCCACGTCGGAAACTCGGCGAGCGAGACGTCGGTCACGTCGACGAACGTCCCCCCGAGCGCCTCGATTCCTCCGTCAGTCGCGGGTGAGTCGCCGACGTGGACGAGCGCCTCCACCGCGACGCCGAGGCCGTCGGCGACGACCTCGAACGCCTGTGGGGCGGGCTTGCGCCAGCCGCACCCGACGCTGGTGACGACGCTGTCGAACTCGCGGTAGTCGAACGCCGAGCGGACGAAGGTCCGACCGACGAGTTCGGGGACGCTACAGTTCGAGAGGACGCCGACGGGTCCGCGGTCGCGGGCGGCCTCGACGGCCTCGACCGCCCCCTCGCGGGTGCGGACGGTGGGGTCGAAAGCGGCGATGACCGCTCGACGGGCGGCGTTCTGGGTGACCGAGACGCCCCGGGACTGAAGGGCGGCACTGACGTGTGCCGGCAGGGGGACTTCGGCACCCTCGGGCGCGTCGATGTGCGGTTCGCGGTAGGCGGCGGCGAAGTCGTCGGGGACGGAGACGTCACGGGCGCGGAGTTCGTCGGCGACGACCGCCGCGGGGTCAGACGGGATGTCGACGTCGACGAGCGTACCGAAGAGATCGAACGAGACTGCCACGACCGAACTGCGGCGAACGTGGACTTGAAACTTTACCTTACCAGCGGTGGTGAACGTGGTCGCGCACGTACTCGTCGTAGACGTCGGCGACGATGCCGTGCTGTTCGTTCGAGAGGGGGTCGGCTTCGCTGGCGGCGACGTTCTCGTGGATGTGGTCGGGGCTCGTCGAGCCGGGGATGACCGCGCTCACGGCGTCGTGGTCGAGGATCCACCGGAGGGTGAACTGCGCGAGCGTCAACTCGTCGGGGACGGCGCGTTCGAGCGCGTCGACCGCGTCGAGGCCCGTCTCAAACGGAACGCCCGAGAAAGTCTCCCCGACGTCGAACGCGTCGCCCTCGCGGTTGTAGTTGCGGTGGTCGTCTTCGGGGAACGTCGAGTCTCGTGACAGGGCCCCGGTGAGGAGACCAGAAGCGAGCGGCACCCGGACGATGACGCCGACATCTCTCCGACGTGCCTCGCGGAAGAACAGTTCTGCGGGGCGCTGGCGGAACGGGTTGAAGATGATCTGGACCGTCTCGACGCCGGGGTACTCGATGGCCTTCAGCGCCTCCTCGCAACGTTCGACGCTGACGCCGTAGGTGTCGACGCGTCCCTCCGCTTTCAGACGTGCGAGCGCGTCGAACGTCTCGGGCTGGTAGTACGCGTCGGTGGGCGGACAGTGCAACTGGACGAGGTCGAGACTGTCCACCGCGAGGTTCTCGCGGGAACGGTCGACGAACGACGAGAGGTGGTCGTAGTCGTAATCCGCCGCGACGTGGGGGTCGAGCCGTCGGCCCGCCTTGGTCGCGACGACGACGTCGGACGCGTCGCGTTCGTCCAGCACGTGCGCGATGTGTTTCTCACTCCGCCCGTCGCCGTAGACGTCGGCCGTGTCGATGAAGGAGATGCCGGCGTCGAGGGCGGCTCTGACGGCCGCGCGACCCTCCTCGTCGGACACCTCGCCCCAGTCCGACCCGATGTTCCACGTGCCGAGTCCGACCTCGCTCACCTCGTACGGACCGAGTTGACGTGTCTGCATGCGCGTGCGTAGACGGCGGCTCCCCGTAAGTGCGGCCCCGGAGGCAGGCTGTGCCGGTTGACACGAGCGACAGACGTCTGTCTGACACGCGGGTAACGTTCAAGTGCCCTCAGCGCGCACCGAAGAGTCGATGAGCAAGATCACGTTCCGTGCCGACGACGACCTCGTCCGACGCCTCGAGGAGTTCGACTCCTCGAAGAGCGAGGTCATGCGCGAGGCGCTCCGTGCGTACCTCGACGGCACAGGGCGTGAGACGGAGACGACGGCGTCGGCGTCGGTGGGAGACAGCATCGACGACGCGCTCACAGCGCGGGTCGACGCGCTGATCGACGAACGCCTCGACGAGCGTTTACGCGCGAGAGAGCCCGCGAGCGGCGCGCAAGACGTCAACGTCAACATCACCGTCGAGGGCGCAGCGGGGACGCGTGAGACGGCGGTGTCCGACGACGACCGCGAGGCGGACCGTCGTAAGACACCGGACGCATACACCGGGGACGACGTGCAAACGGCGGTCGAGTCGTGTGACCAGTGTGGCGAAAACATCTCTCCGGACCACGTTTACTGCCCGAACTGCGGCGAATTAGCGACCCAGCCGACGTGTGGCGAGTGCGGCGACGAGCTCCGGTCTGACTGGGCGTTCTGCCCCGGTTGCGGCCGACGAACACCCGCAGCGGACGTTCTCGACCAGCCGTAAACGCCGTATTCGACCGTCTGACGGCTTCGGAAGCCGCATCGGACATATTGTCTTACGGCCGCCGGTAGATTTATAATGTAGTGGTCAGTCCTTACGTTCGCGTAAGACGGCCGTCTTACAGCCGAGAGGGAGGGTGGCACGGTGTGCCGCCGTCCGTCGGTTTTACGGTGTAAGACGGTGACACGGACCTCACGTCCGGTCCGTCTTACCGGGGGAATGCAAAACCATGGAGCGTGTGACACTACGGATTCCGAAGGAGCAGATCGAAAAGGTCGAGCGAATGGTCGAGACGGGAGAGTTCCCGAACCGGAGCGAAGCGATCCGGGCTGCCGTTCGCGAGATGATTAACGAACAAGGCGAGACCCGCGAGTCGGCGTCGGGTAAGCGCACCTGGGCGAGAGTGTAACGATGCAGGACATCGTTCAGGAAGCGATGCAGCGCGACGAGGCCGAGCGCAAAGCGCAGGCCGAATCGAACGGCGACGACACGTTCGGTGACCCGCGAATCGTCATCGTCGGCTGTGGTGGTGCCGGGAACAACACCATCAACCGGCTGTACAACATCGGCGTCGACGGGGCCGAGACGGTCGCCATCAACACCGACAAACAGCATCTGAAGATGATCGAAGCCGACACCAAGATCCTCGTGGGCAAGTCGCTCACGCAGGGGCTCGGTGCCGGCGGCGACCCCTCGATGGGCGAGCGCGCCACGGAGATGGCGCAGGGCACCGTCAAGGAAGTCCTCGGCAACGCGGACCTCGTGTTCGTGACGGCCGGGATGGGTGGCGGCACCGGGACCGGTGCGGCCCCCGTCGTCTCGAAGATCGCCAAAGAGCAGGGTGCGATCGTCGTCGGCATGGTGTCGACGCCGTTCAACGTCGAGCGCGCCCGCACGGTGAAAGCCGAGGAGGGACTGGAGAAACTCCGCAACGAGGCGGACTCCATCATCGTCCTCGACAACAACCGCTTGCTCGATTACGTCCCGAACCTGCCCATCGGCAAGGCGTTCTCGGTGATGGACCAGATCATCGCCGAGACCGTCAAGGGCATCTCCGAGACCATCACCCAGCCCTCGCTCATCAACCTGGACTACGCGGACATGTCCACCATCATGAACCAGGGCGGCGTCGCGGTGATGCTCGTCGGCGAGACACAGGACAAGAACAAGACCCAGGAAGTGGTGAACGACGCGATGAACCACCCGCTCTTGGACGTCGACTACCGCGGCGCGTCCGGTGGTCTCGTCCACATCACGGGCGGCCCCGACCTCACACTCAAAGAGGCCGAGGGCATCGCGAACAACATCACCGAGCGACTCGAAGCGAGTGCGAACGTCATCTGGGGCGCGCGCATCCAGGACGAGTACAAGGGCAAGGTCCGCGTCATGGCCATCATGACCGGCGTCCAGTCCGCGCAGGTGCTCGGCCCGACGACACAGAAGCAGGCCGACCGCTCGCGACAGAGCATCGAGGCGCAGTCCGCGGGCCAGTCGAACGACCAGCAGTTCGACGCCCGCCAGAACGCCCAGGCCGGCTGGCAGTCCGACGGCGGCCGCGACGAACTCGAGAAGAACAACGGCCTCGACGTCATCCGCTGAGCGGGACGCGAGATTCGTCGACGCCGGCTGTTTTCGCGGTCGTTTCGAAAGCTCTTATTAGAAACTTCCGCACAAACTATATACAATATAGAGTAAATAGCGTATGACGCCGTTCGGGCGTATATAGAATATATAGAAACCCGGCTCGTGAGCGTTCTGCGAGCGATACTCAGAATTCCGTCGCGTTGGGCCGTCTCGATACTGTTTGCGTCGGCGGACGAAGCACCCCACACGCTGTCTCACACCGCGTCACCTCCCGGAGCCGGCGCGAACGGCGGCCGCCGAGGAGGTCACCCGACAGCGAGACCAGACGAAGGCGGCCCCGAGCCCGAACCGAAATCCGAACGCCGTCAGGCCTCGGTGACCGCCTCGACGAGATAGCACTTCCGACAGATGTCGCGTGCCGTCGGCGCACCACAGCGGTCACACTCGCCGAACTCGCTGTCGTCGTCCCCGTTCTCGCGGTGCCGCAGCGCCGCGAGTTCGGCGAGTTCCTCGTACCCCGAGAGGATGGAGTGGCGCGTTCCGGGGTGGGACTCTTCCATCTCCAAGAGGAGCTGTTGAATCTCGCCGCGGTAGGCCTCGCTTGCGTGGGGACACTCGGTGATGTGTGCGGGGAGGTCCATGAGGTGTGCGTAGAGGGCGACTTCTTTCTCGGGGACGTCGCGGAGCGGTTTCGCGCGCGGAACGAACCGGTCTGTCTCCGCGCGGTCGGGGAACGGGCCGAGGGAGGCATCGAAGTGCTTGGCCATCTGCTTTACGTCCCCGGAGAAGAAGTTCATCAGTGCGGTCTGGGCCTCGTCGTCGAGGTTGTGGCCGGTGAGCAGTTTGTCCGCTCCGAGGTCGGCGGCGTACCGTTCGAGGATATCCCGTCGGAAGACGCCGCAGTACGCACACGGGGCCATCCCCTCGGGGTCGTCCTCGGCGACCTGGTCCATGCGGAGGCCGAACTCCTCGGCGTAGGTGACGACCTCGTGGCGGATGTCTAACTCCCTGGTGAGTTCCTCGCTCGCGTCGAGGGAGGCGTCGCGGTAGCCTTCGATCCCCTCGTGAATCGAGAGGGCGACGAGGTCGATGCGAGGGTCCTTGCCGAACGTCTCGGCGAGGATGTGAGTGAGGACCACCGAGTCCTTTCCGCCCGAGAGACCGACGACCCACGTCTCGGGGTCGTCGGGCGTCGCCGCCGCCGAGAGCAGGCCGTCCTCGCGAATCCGCCGGCGGACGCGCTTTTCGACCGAGACACAGAGGTGGGTCTTACAGAGGTGTAACCCGGAGTAGGCCGCGTGCATGACCGCCTCGCGACCGCACTTGTCGCACTCCATCACTCCCGCCTTGCCCGGCGGCGCTGATGACGGTTTCGTCTACGCGCTCGGTCGGCGTCGACGGGAGCAAGATGACACGCGCCGGGCGTGCGAAAACCGTTTCCGGGGCCCCCACCGAGTGAGGGTAATGGACCGAGACGTCGCTCTCGACTACGTGGAGCAGATACTCGAGACGGTCGAGACCGAGGAGATGGCGGTACCCGTCCGCGAGGTGTGGGTGTACGGCGACGTCGCCCTCGGTCTCGATCCGATCGACCGACTCGACGTCTACGTGACGAAGGACATGCTCATGCGCGGTGACCGCTCTCGGGCCGACGAGTTCGAGTCCGACTACGGCGTCAAGGGCGTCGGCTCCTCGGTCAGGACGACGTGGGCCGACGCCTTCCCCGAGTACCTCCGGACGAGTGACAACGGCTACGCCGCCCCCGAGAAGTGTCTCGCCGCGCACCTCCTGGACGGATTGGACGGCGAGATCCACCTGGAGGTGTGTAACGCGAGCTTCGACCAGAACGTCACCCAGCGGCTGAAGGGCGCGGTGGCCCGCGAGGCGTACGAGGAGATACTCGACCCCCGCGGCGTCCAGTTATGGGTCGACGGCCGACGCGACGAAGAGGCGCTCTCGAAGGTGCGAGCAGGGAGCCTCGCGTTCCCGACGCTCCCAGCCGCACTGGAGATGCTCGGCCTCGACGAGGACCAGGCGAGAGAAGCGAGCGACGCGCTCTGCGAGCACCGCACCGCGCAGTCGGGGACGACCGTCCGGGGCGACGTGGTCTGACGACGCGCGACTCACCCGCGCTCGTCGCGCCTGCTGTCCTCGCGTCCGCGCCCCTGCTCGTCTCCCTCCCCGTACCGGTCGCTCGCGCGGTCGCGTGCGTACGCCTCCGCGTCGGTCCGGTGCATCTCCTGCCTGTCGCGAGTCTCGTCACGGATGAACAGGTACAGTACCAGCGGCGCGGCGAGGCCGACCAGGAGGACCACGACGAGGGCGACTTCGGCCATGTCTTTCGGTTCCAGCGCCACGAGTGTCAGTCTTCACGTGTCGGTCCGCCTCGCCGACGGGTTTTTCACCCATCCGACACGACCTCGGGGCGATGAGCCCTCCAGCACATCGCGCAGACGACGACTCGGGCTGTCCGAAGTGCGGTCACACGGAGACCGAACTCGACGACATCGCCACCTCCGGAACCGGCCTGTCGAAGATGTTCGACATCCAGAACCGGACGTTCACCGTCGTCACGTGTACGAACTGCGGCTACTCCGAGCTGTACCGTGGCGAGTCGAGCGGGAACCTCGTCGACCTGTTCTTGGGGTGAGTTCCCGGCGGACTCGGTCGGGAGCGCCGGCTTCGACGGGGTCTATCGCTCCGCCACCCGACCGACGACGACGTCGAACGGGACCACCTCGGCACGGCGGTACTCCTCGGCGTGCATCTGCTCGGCGACGGTTCGTCCCATCGACCGCCACTCCCGGCGGAGCGCATCGTACGCGTCCGCAGAGAGCACCCGGCGGAGTTCGGTCTCGTGGGCGTCGAGCCCTTCGCCCGTCGCCTTGCGTTTCGCGTCCTCGACGTCGCCCGCGTCGTAGGGCGGTTCGACGCGTTTGTCGTGGTGGTACCGACTGGTCCGAACGTCGCGGAGGCCACACCGCTCGAACAGCGCGGGGAGCGTGTCGCCGAGGGCGACGTCGGTCGCGACCCCGTCCAGATACGCCGACCGCACGCGCCGTTCGAGTTCGACCTCGCGTTCGACGGTGGAGTCGACGCCGACGGCGGCGTTGTCGGGTTCGACGGCGGCGACGGAGTCCGAGGAGACACGGGCGAACTCACAGAGCGCGTCGGCGGGCGTCGGGAGGTTCACCAGCAGTGCCTGACAGACGACGAGGTCGAACGCGTCGGTCTCGAAGGGGAGTCGCGTGGCGTCGCCCGCGACGACCGGGAGACCGGTTTCGTCGCGGGCGACACCGAGCAGGCGAGGGTCGGCGTCGAGGCAGACGACCTCGGCGTCGGACTCCGCCGCGAGGACCCGAGAGAGCTCTCCCGTCCCCGCACCGACGTCGAGGATGCGCGTCCGGGTCGGGAGCGCCAGCGCTGAGAGGGCCGCGCGCGACCCGTCCCACATCCCCTCACGCGTCCGTCGGAGGTACTCGGCAGTGAACCTGCGCACAGGCCTGGTTGTCGAGAGGAGGTCAAAAACCGCGTGGATTCGTCGGGCGAGCCGCCCCCTTCAGACCTCGGCGGCCTCGGCCGCGAGTTCGCGCACGCGCTCGATGTTCCACGCGAAGCCGCGGCCGTCTTCGGTCGGCGTCTCGAGGACGAGCGGGACGTCCACCAGGTCGGGGTGGCTGACGATGCGACGCATCCCTTCGACGCCGATGTGCCCCTCGCCGATGTGGGCGTGTTCGTCCTTGTTCGTCCCGCAGGCGTGCTTGGAGTCGTTGAGGTGGATGCACGCGAGATGCTCGAGACCGACCACGTCGTCGAACTCCGCGACGGCGTCGTCGACGGCATCGGCGCTCGAGAGGTCGTAACCCGCGGCGAACGCGTGGGCGGTGTCGACGCAGACGTCGAGGTCCTGTTCCGACTCCCGGAGGACGTACGCGAGGTGCTCGAAGTCGCCGCCGAGTTTCGTGCCCGACCCCGCGTCGCTCTCGAGGAGGACGGTGACCTCGTCGGGAATCGAGAGGTCGTCGAGGACGCTCACGGCGTTGTCGAGTCCCCCTTCGACCCCCGCGCCCGTGTGGGCACCGAGGTGGACGTTCACGTACTCGATGCCGAGTTGCGAGGCAGCGTCGACCTCCTTCTGCATCGAGTCGAGAGACTTCTGCCGGAGGCCGTCTTTCGGCGTGCAGAGGTTCACGAGGTACGACGAGTGGATGACCCACGGCCCATCGAGCTGGTCCGCCGTGGCGGTCCGGAACTTCTCGGCCTCGTCGGCGTCGATGTCAGGGTCCTGCCAGACCTGTGGTGAGTGGGTGAATATCTGTCCGCAGTTGCCGCCGAACGTGACCTGCCGGTGGACGGCGTTGCGGAGGTCGCCGTACGGGGGTTTCTCGTCGTCGTTCGGCCGGGGGCTCTTGGAGATAGAGACGTGGGCGCCTACTCGCATGTGCAAGGGCAAGTGGTTGGGGGAGAAAGGCGCTTCGGAGCGACCCGACCCTCGCTTTCGGTGTCGGTGTCTCGGGTGGGTCGACTCGGAGAAGCGCGGCTTCTGAGCAGTCGCGACCCCCGTTCGAACTCAGGAGCGCGCGCGCGACTGCCGGCGCACCCACTCGTCTGCGGCGTACTTGTCTTCCACTCGCTCGCGTGCGAGCGCGAGTTCGTCGTCGGTCCACGACCCCTCGCTCGCGTCACACCACGCCGCCAGTTCGTCCTCGAACGCCGTGACCACCTCCGCCCGAGCGGCGTCGGTGTGTTCGTCGAGTCCCGTCACGCGCTCTGTGAACGCCGCCGTCGTCACGCCGCTGTCGACGAACGACGCGAGGTGGCTGTCGGGACGCGTCGAGAAGGTGACCGAGCCGTGCTGGACCACGGCGTCGCGCTGGCGGTACTGGGCGTTCCCGCTCACCTTCCGCCCCGTCCCCGAGACGACGAGGTCGTGAGCGGGGTTCAACGCCCGGAGGTAACACGCCGGGTCGTACAGTGCGGGGACCTCCTGGTCGACGAAGTCGACGGGGACGCCCACCGCCGCGAAGGCGTCCAGGACGGGGTCGAGCAGATAGTGGTAACAGTCCATGAGGTTTCCGGGGAGTTCCGCGCGGGGAGCCGTGATGGAGTAGGAGATGTCGCCGAACGAGTCGTGGTAGATGCCGCCGCCACCGGTCGGCCGGCGGGTGACGTCCACTCCCTCGCGGGCGCACCACTCCCAGTCGACGGTCGTCGGGTCCTGGTGGTACCCGAGCGAGAGACACGACGGCTCCCAGCGGTAGAGCCGAACGGTTCGGGGGCCGCCGTCGGCGGCCGTCTCCGCGGCGACCTCGTCGAGCGCCATCTGCATCGGTCCGGGCCGCGACTCCTCGCGGATGAGCCGCCACTCGCGGTCGGCGGGCGGGGATGTGTCCATGGGGGAGACTGGACCGACGCGGGGAAATCGATTGTGCCTCTCGCCCGGCAACGGTGTGCGTCGAACCCGCGGCCGTACGAGTTCGACTCGTGAGAGACCGTCACGGACACAAGGTTATATCGCTCGGCGTATACGTTCACCCGAGCCACACGAGTGGCCAGGAAGACAATCATGGATCTCGATCAGTTCATCAGCGAGAACGCACCGCAAGAGGGAGGCGAAGGCTTCCAACTCGAAAATTCGAAGCTGCTCGACGTCTCGCTGGACGGAACCGTCATGGCGAAGGCCGGCTCGATGGTCGCGTACACGGGCGACATCTCGTTCGAGCGGAAGACCGAAGGCGGCATCTCGGGGATGCTGAAGAAGAAGGTAACCGGTGAAGGGAGTGTGATGATGCAAGCTTCGGGGACCGGTCACGTGTACCTCGCCGACCAGGGCAAGGAAGTGCAGGTACTCGAACTCGACGCCGGCGAGGAACTCAGTGTCAACGGGAACGACATCCTCGCCTTCGAGAGCGACGTGGAGTGGGACATCAAGATGATGGACAGCGTCGCCGGCGCGTCGACGGGTGGCCTGTTCAACGTCTACCTCAAGGGCCCGGGCCACGTCGCCATCACGACGCACGGCAAGCCCATCGTCGTGCCGACCCCGGTTCGAACGGACCCGCAGGCGACCGTCGCGTGGAGCGGTAACGTCTCGCCGGGGACGAAGCGCGACCTCAACCTCAAGAGCTTCATCGGGAAGTCCTCGGGCGAGACGTATCAGCTCGACTTCTCACAGGAGGGCGGATTCGTCATCATCCAGCCGTTCGAGGAGCGGAACCCCGCCCAGTGAACGGCTGACCCCTGCGTGCGGGTCGGCCCCGACAGCCCGAACCACCTGCGAATCGGCCCGGAGACCGCTGACGCGGATTCGTTGTCGGATTCCTCCGTTATCACTCACCCGTGAGCGCGCCGTCTCGTGCGTATCGGCCCGGATTCTGTATCGCGATATAAGATTTATCGGCTCGCATCCGACGGATAGACGTCCCATCTGTGGGCCGCACGCGACACGGGGGGCTTTTACCGCGTCGTCGCTCACTCTCGCGTATGGTGCGGAACGTGGCCGGGTTGATGACCGAGCTCGAACCCGAGGACTTCTACCTGCTCTCGGGCGTCGAGCAGGGGATGCGCTTCTCCGAGTGGGTGAACCGGGAGAAGCTCCCCACGCTCGCCAACCTCACGGCCGAGAACGTCGACTACCGGCTCGAC is a window from the Salinigranum halophilum genome containing:
- the cobS gene encoding adenosylcobinamide-GDP ribazoletransferase, with the protein product MVLSALRGALGFLTRLPVQGTERSWEAFRRTPVAFVLAGYVVGGIAALPLALPLPLPTTAALYLGTLYLLTGVTHVDGLADTADASVVHDESTDRERRRSVLKDSETGVGGTLAVALVLATLALGTLGMAGAGPRVALSLAIAAEVGSKAGMATLVCLGDAAHEGLGSALTEHADATALVPVFLAGLPVVALAAPLGTPAVVAAFLGGPCVALLVLRWARSTLGGVSGDVFGATNELGRVVGVHAGVVAWTLL
- the cbiB gene encoding adenosylcobinamide-phosphate synthase CbiB → MPATATAAVGFAALLDRLVAEPPGRIHPVALFGRVVAPLDRTWAHPSLVGVGVALGLPLLASGVVFGVVSALAPVPPLAALAAGLVLFSTVSLRMLLDEARDVVSLTTEDLPAARTRLLSLAGRDAASLSAPEVRSAAVESLAENLADGFVAPLLAFTLVAPVSLAGGAAAATWVKAVNTLDSMLGYPHKPHGTASARLDDLTMWLPARVTAVLLALSARDLRALSRAREQTSNPPSPNSGWPMATLAAGLSLRLEKPGVYVLDFGAPPSASDARRARTLVGRTGWLALVISGVVVWF
- a CDS encoding HAD family hydrolase yields the protein MAVSFDLFGTLVDVDIPSDPAAVVADELRARDVSVPDDFAAAYREPHIDAPEGAEVPLPAHVSAALQSRGVSVTQNAARRAVIAAFDPTVRTREGAVEAVEAARDRGPVGVLSNCSVPELVGRTFVRSAFDYREFDSVVTSVGCGWRKPAPQAFEVVADGLGVAVEALVHVGDSPATDGGIEALGGTFVDVTDVSLAEFPTWLVDHANGER
- a CDS encoding aldo/keto reductase, with amino-acid sequence MQTRQLGPYEVSEVGLGTWNIGSDWGEVSDEEGRAAVRAALDAGISFIDTADVYGDGRSEKHIAHVLDERDASDVVVATKAGRRLDPHVAADYDYDHLSSFVDRSRENLAVDSLDLVQLHCPPTDAYYQPETFDALARLKAEGRVDTYGVSVERCEEALKAIEYPGVETVQIIFNPFRQRPAELFFREARRRDVGVIVRVPLASGLLTGALSRDSTFPEDDHRNYNREGDAFDVGETFSGVPFETGLDAVDALERAVPDELTLAQFTLRWILDHDAVSAVIPGSTSPDHIHENVAASEADPLSNEQHGIVADVYDEYVRDHVHHRW
- a CDS encoding double zinc ribbon domain-containing protein; translated protein: MSKITFRADDDLVRRLEEFDSSKSEVMREALRAYLDGTGRETETTASASVGDSIDDALTARVDALIDERLDERLRAREPASGAQDVNVNITVEGAAGTRETAVSDDDREADRRKTPDAYTGDDVQTAVESCDQCGENISPDHVYCPNCGELATQPTCGECGDELRSDWAFCPGCGRRTPAADVLDQP
- a CDS encoding ribbon-helix-helix domain-containing protein — protein: MERVTLRIPKEQIEKVERMVETGEFPNRSEAIRAAVREMINEQGETRESASGKRTWARV
- the ftsZ gene encoding cell division protein FtsZ; translation: MQDIVQEAMQRDEAERKAQAESNGDDTFGDPRIVIVGCGGAGNNTINRLYNIGVDGAETVAINTDKQHLKMIEADTKILVGKSLTQGLGAGGDPSMGERATEMAQGTVKEVLGNADLVFVTAGMGGGTGTGAAPVVSKIAKEQGAIVVGMVSTPFNVERARTVKAEEGLEKLRNEADSIIVLDNNRLLDYVPNLPIGKAFSVMDQIIAETVKGISETITQPSLINLDYADMSTIMNQGGVAVMLVGETQDKNKTQEVVNDAMNHPLLDVDYRGASGGLVHITGGPDLTLKEAEGIANNITERLEASANVIWGARIQDEYKGKVRVMAIMTGVQSAQVLGPTTQKQADRSRQSIEAQSAGQSNDQQFDARQNAQAGWQSDGGRDELEKNNGLDVIR
- the ncsA gene encoding tRNA 2-thiolation protein NcsA, translated to MECDKCGREAVMHAAYSGLHLCKTHLCVSVEKRVRRRIREDGLLSAAATPDDPETWVVGLSGGKDSVVLTHILAETFGKDPRIDLVALSIHEGIEGYRDASLDASEELTRELDIRHEVVTYAEEFGLRMDQVAEDDPEGMAPCAYCGVFRRDILERYAADLGADKLLTGHNLDDEAQTALMNFFSGDVKQMAKHFDASLGPFPDRAETDRFVPRAKPLRDVPEKEVALYAHLMDLPAHITECPHASEAYRGEIQQLLLEMEESHPGTRHSILSGYEELAELAALRHRENGDDDSEFGECDRCGAPTARDICRKCYLVEAVTEA
- a CDS encoding DUF7095 family protein, with protein sequence MDRDVALDYVEQILETVETEEMAVPVREVWVYGDVALGLDPIDRLDVYVTKDMLMRGDRSRADEFESDYGVKGVGSSVRTTWADAFPEYLRTSDNGYAAPEKCLAAHLLDGLDGEIHLEVCNASFDQNVTQRLKGAVAREAYEEILDPRGVQLWVDGRRDEEALSKVRAGSLAFPTLPAALEMLGLDEDQAREASDALCEHRTAQSGTTVRGDVV
- a CDS encoding zinc ribbon domain-containing protein, translating into MSPPAHRADDDSGCPKCGHTETELDDIATSGTGLSKMFDIQNRTFTVVTCTNCGYSELYRGESSGNLVDLFLG
- a CDS encoding class I SAM-dependent methyltransferase, translated to MRRFTAEYLRRTREGMWDGSRAALSALALPTRTRILDVGAGTGELSRVLAAESDAEVVCLDADPRLLGVARDETGLPVVAGDATRLPFETDAFDLVVCQALLVNLPTPADALCEFARVSSDSVAAVEPDNAAVGVDSTVEREVELERRVRSAYLDGVATDVALGDTLPALFERCGLRDVRTSRYHHDKRVEPPYDAGDVEDAKRKATGEGLDAHETELRRVLSADAYDALRREWRSMGRTVAEQMHAEEYRRAEVVPFDVVVGRVAER
- a CDS encoding deoxyribonuclease IV, producing the protein MRVGAHVSISKSPRPNDDEKPPYGDLRNAVHRQVTFGGNCGQIFTHSPQVWQDPDIDADEAEKFRTATADQLDGPWVIHSSYLVNLCTPKDGLRQKSLDSMQKEVDAASQLGIEYVNVHLGAHTGAGVEGGLDNAVSVLDDLSIPDEVTVLLESDAGSGTKLGGDFEHLAYVLRESEQDLDVCVDTAHAFAAGYDLSSADAVDDAVAEFDDVVGLEHLACIHLNDSKHACGTNKDEHAHIGEGHIGVEGMRRIVSHPDLVDVPLVLETPTEDGRGFAWNIERVRELAAEAAEV